One Bombilactobacillus folatiphilus genomic window, TATCTAATCAATTTAGATTACGCTTTCAACATAAGCTTTATTCCTTGAAAAAACGAATGAAAAGACCTGCTGAAATTTAAAAATTCGGATTTTAGAAGAGTGGAGAGAATTATTTGTGGTTGGTTGAACAATTCTTGGATAATTCGAACTTTTTATTGCAAAAAAAAATCAAATCAATTATAATGTTCATTGCCGTAAGGCCTGAGGCAATGGTTGGCTTATGAATCGTGTCAGGTTCGAGAGAAAGCAGCACTAAGTAGGTTCAATCATGTGCCTTTTGATATAAATTTAACGCTCCTAGCTTTTTAGCTAGGAGTTTTTTAGTATAATGAAATCAAACAAACCATGAAGGAGGAGTTAAATGGCTTATCAGGCATTGTACCGTGAATGGCGTCCGCAAAATTTTGGCGATGTGGTTGGGCAAGAAGTGATCACAACGACATTGAAGAATGCCGTGATGGAACAGCAAGTCAGTCACGCTTATTTATTTACAGGTCCACGCGGCACTGGTAAAACTTCGTGTGCCAAGATTTTAGCCAAGGCAATTAATTGTCCTCACCAAACCGATGGTGAGCCCTGCAATCAATGCAGTATTTGTCAAGATATCACCGATGGTAGTTTGAATGATGTGCTGGAAATTGACGCTGCCTCCAATAATGGTGTCGAACAAATTCGTGATATTCGCGATAAAGTGAAATATGCGCCCACGCAAGCGGAATATAAAGTTTATATTATTGATGAAGTGCATATGCTCTCAACAGGGGCGTTCAATGCTTTGCTTAAAACATTGGAAGAACCGCCAGCCAAAGTGGTTTTTATTTTGGCAACGACCGAACCGCAAAAAGTCCCAGCGACGATTATTTCGCGGACGCAACGCTTTGATTTTCGTCGGATTGAAGCGGCAGATTTGTTAACGCGAATGCAATTTATTTTGCAAGAGAAACAGTTAACTTATGATGATCAAGCCTTAGACACGATTGCCCAAGCTGCTGAAGGCGGCATGCGCGATGCGTTGAGTATTTTGGATCAAGCGTTATCGTTAGGTCAAGGTCAACTAACGTTAGACGGTGCATTGCAAGTGACGGGCGCACTCAATCAACAGCAATTGGCGCAGTATCTTACAGCTGTTGGTCACCAAGATGCAGTGGTAGCTTTGCAGTCTTTGCATGAGATTATGGCTAGCGGGCGTTCGGCAAATCGCTTCACGGATGCGTTGATGGAAACCGGGCGCGATTTATTATTGGCAAAAAGTGATCCCAAATTATTGTCACAGTTGGATCAAGAATTAATTGCGCCAGATGTGTTGGAATTACGAACACAGTGGAATTTTAAACAATTATACGAGTTGATTAATCAAGCTTCGACGACACAACAAGAATTAAAAAATACCGATCGCCCCTTAATTGCTTTGGAAGTTTTGACGGTTAGATTAGTCGATCTTTTGGCTCCTCAGTCAGCTGGTTCCAATGCAGCCGTTGATGACCAACAATTAGCACAGTTGCAACAACAAATTCAGCAATTACAACAACAAGTTGCGCAGTTGCAGACGCAAGTTCAACAAAATCAGACAACGTCAGCACCAACCATGCCGGCAGCGGGTGCAACGCCAGCTCCTAGTGAGCCAAAAAATACGAGTCACACCACTGCTAAACCCAAAGTCCATGTCGATCAAGTTAAAGTTAATCAAATTTTACAAGCGGCGACACGTGAGGCTTTGAATACGGTCAAAGAAGTTTGGCCGGATTTGATGAGTATGCTGAGTGTCACGCAACGGGCAGTTATGAAGGTTTCCAAGCCTGTAGCCGCTAGTAGTCAAGGCGTGATTGTGGCGTTTGACTATGCAATGTGGTTTGAACGGGTGATGAGTAATCAAGAAATGTTATCCATGTTAAAAAATAACTTGGATCAACTTTTGAAAAATGACGCAGAAGTGGTGTTGGTTTCAGCACAAGATTGGCCGAAAATTCGCCAACAATTTTTGCAAGGCCATCAAGTTCACGCTGCCACAAAAACGCCTCAAGTTGATGAGGGCGAAAAATTAGTTCAACAAGCTCAAGATTTGTTTGGCAAAGATTTAGTCGAGGTCAAAAAAGATTAAGAATAAAGGAGACCACAGATGCAATATCCCAAGTCGGTCAATAGATTGATTGATTCGTATATGAAATTGCCGGGCATTGGCGAAAAAACCGCCACGCGCCTAGCATTTTTTACCATTGATATGGATAATGAAGATGTGCAGGAATTTGCCGCTAGTTTGCAAGCTATTAAACAGGAACTGCATTATTGTCATATTTGTGGCAATATCACTGATGTTGAACCGTGTGATATTTGTCAAAGTGCCAGTCGAAATCAACAGCAAATTTTGGTGGTGGAGCAACCTAAAGACGTTATGGCGATGGAAAAAATGCAAAGCTATAATGGCTTATATCAGGTGCTAGGGGGCGTCTTATCACCAGTGAACGGCGTCGGTCCTGACGAATTACAGATCAAGCATTTATTAGAGCGGTTGAAGCAAAATACTGATTTAAAAGAAGTTATTGTAGCCACGAATGCGACCCCTGAAGGAGAAGCCACGGCAATGTATTTGGCCAAATTGATTAAGCCATCAGGAATTAAAGTGACGCGCTTGGCGCATGGTTTGGCCGTCGGTGCGGATATTGAGTACGCTGATCAGATGACTTTGCAACGTGCCGTCGAAGGGCGGCAACCAATTTAATTTTATTTATACAATTAAGAAAAAATGGAGAAAGTGGGCAAATTAGTGGCAGGATTATTTATTTCGTTGGAGGGTCCCGATGGTTCCGGCAAGTCAACAGCTGCCCAAACAATCGTTGCCAATTTAACCGAACTTACAACAAAACCGATCCTTTTAACCCGAGAACCGGGGGGCAGTGTTATTTCGGAACAAATCCGCCAAGTCATTTTGGATGTGGATAACACGCAAATGGATGCACGAACCGAAGCTTTGTTGTATGCGGCTCAACGGCGCCAGCATTTAGTAGATGTGATTTTACCAGCGCTCAAAGAAGGTCAGATTGTGATTAGTGACCGCTATGTGGATAGTTCGATTGCTTATCAAGGTGCGGGTCGACAGTTAGGCACGCAAGCGATTGCGCAAATTAATCAATTTGCGACTAGGGGCTTCTTGCCGCAACTAACACTCTATTTTGATATACCGGTGGAAGTAGGTTTGGCGCGCATTAAGCAACACCGAGTGGAGCCTGAGGATCGCTTAGAACAAGAAAAATTAGCGTTTCATCAACGGGTGCAACAGCAATATCAACAATTATTACTGGAAAATCCCCAGCGCATGAAACGGATTGATGCTCAGCAATCCCCTGCACAAGTCGCTGCTGAAGGTTTAACGCAAATTAAGCATTGTTTAAAAGAAGAAGGATGAAATCATGAAGTTATTGATTGTTATTGTACAAGATAAGGATCATTCCAAATTGAGCAAGGCCTTGAATCAAGCGCAAATTCGTTCCACACGGTTATCCACAACGGGTAATTTTTTACGGAACGGGAACTCAACTTTTTTGATGGGAATTCAAGATGAGCAGTTAGACAACGTTTTAGACATCATCAAGGCTAATTCGCAGATGCGGCAAGAATATGTTTCTACTGCAATCGCCACCAATATGCTAGGGGAGATTCCCGAACAACCCATCCAAGTCACGGTAGGCGGGGCAACTGTCTTTATCTTGCCAATGGAACAGCTGGTTCACTTCTAATGGAGAAAACAATTACAACGGAGCAACCGCAGGCAACTAAACAAGTGGCTAATCAAATTGGCGAACAGCGTATTTCGCACGCGTATTTGATTGTCGGAGCCAATCCTGAACAACTAAATGCGTTTGGTGAGTGGTTTTTGCAGGCATTATTTTGTCCACAGGTTCACGATGGTTATCCTTGTCTTGCATGTAATTATTGCCAGCGGATTAGCCAACAAGATTTTCCGGATATAACGTGGCTAGCGACAGCCAAAAAAAGTTTTGGTGTAGATGAAATGCGCGCGGTCAAGCATGCTATGGAGCAGACACCACTAGAAGGCAGTCGGCGGGTTTTGGTGATTGAAGCAGCACAAAAGTTGACGACTGCCGCAGCCAATAGTTTACTTAAATTTTTGGAAGATCCCAGTGGTCAAGTGACGACAATCTTATTAGCCAACAATGCGGCCGCTATTTTGCCGACAATTTTGTCACGTGTGCAGTTACTTAGTTTGCAAGATCAAGCGGATCAAAATTTTAACTTGCAATTGCAGCAGCGAGAATTTGCTCAAAGTGATATTCAACTCATTACGGATGCACAC contains:
- the tmk gene encoding dTMP kinase; its protein translation is MAGLFISLEGPDGSGKSTAAQTIVANLTELTTKPILLTREPGGSVISEQIRQVILDVDNTQMDARTEALLYAAQRRQHLVDVILPALKEGQIVISDRYVDSSIAYQGAGRQLGTQAIAQINQFATRGFLPQLTLYFDIPVEVGLARIKQHRVEPEDRLEQEKLAFHQRVQQQYQQLLLENPQRMKRIDAQQSPAQVAAEGLTQIKHCLKEEG
- the dnaX gene encoding DNA polymerase III subunit gamma/tau, which translates into the protein MAYQALYREWRPQNFGDVVGQEVITTTLKNAVMEQQVSHAYLFTGPRGTGKTSCAKILAKAINCPHQTDGEPCNQCSICQDITDGSLNDVLEIDAASNNGVEQIRDIRDKVKYAPTQAEYKVYIIDEVHMLSTGAFNALLKTLEEPPAKVVFILATTEPQKVPATIISRTQRFDFRRIEAADLLTRMQFILQEKQLTYDDQALDTIAQAAEGGMRDALSILDQALSLGQGQLTLDGALQVTGALNQQQLAQYLTAVGHQDAVVALQSLHEIMASGRSANRFTDALMETGRDLLLAKSDPKLLSQLDQELIAPDVLELRTQWNFKQLYELINQASTTQQELKNTDRPLIALEVLTVRLVDLLAPQSAGSNAAVDDQQLAQLQQQIQQLQQQVAQLQTQVQQNQTTSAPTMPAAGATPAPSEPKNTSHTTAKPKVHVDQVKVNQILQAATREALNTVKEVWPDLMSMLSVTQRAVMKVSKPVAASSQGVIVAFDYAMWFERVMSNQEMLSMLKNNLDQLLKNDAEVVLVSAQDWPKIRQQFLQGHQVHAATKTPQVDEGEKLVQQAQDLFGKDLVEVKKD
- the recR gene encoding recombination mediator RecR, encoding MQYPKSVNRLIDSYMKLPGIGEKTATRLAFFTIDMDNEDVQEFAASLQAIKQELHYCHICGNITDVEPCDICQSASRNQQQILVVEQPKDVMAMEKMQSYNGLYQVLGGVLSPVNGVGPDELQIKHLLERLKQNTDLKEVIVATNATPEGEATAMYLAKLIKPSGIKVTRLAHGLAVGADIEYADQMTLQRAVEGRQPI
- a CDS encoding cyclic-di-AMP receptor, which translates into the protein MKLLIVIVQDKDHSKLSKALNQAQIRSTRLSTTGNFLRNGNSTFLMGIQDEQLDNVLDIIKANSQMRQEYVSTAIATNMLGEIPEQPIQVTVGGATVFILPMEQLVHF